One Prolixibacteraceae bacterium DNA segment encodes these proteins:
- a CDS encoding quinol oxidase, translated as MNNLKFKNNIYSAIPVILRAVMGWIYFSAFWRRVILMNKLDPNIAGYVGEKFNAFLPNALFIKPIIQWLVDNPDMLWINMIVFTLVEALIGLSFFLGLFVRPMALVSVGVASGILLGSGWLGTTCLDEWQIGVLCIMAGTLLFFTGSGDYSLDKKIENRKITCFEKPKYRWLIVQDLETLVSPTKLRKTILASAILIFLIMTGTNQHFHGGVWGPLHNLSKKPNYEVTELQMKSNKVRFDIMRTEGIDTYGSFLFKVSLLNSNVEKQSWKDEVLSNKVEITNHHVAMIKSGAHGLELPLGAKATITLSTNAIDADTLMIEDISGKRWFFKIKN; from the coding sequence TCTACGAGCAGTGATGGGCTGGATCTACTTCTCTGCTTTTTGGCGAAGAGTGATATTAATGAATAAGCTTGACCCCAACATTGCTGGATATGTAGGCGAGAAATTTAATGCATTTTTGCCAAATGCACTCTTTATCAAACCCATCATTCAATGGTTGGTAGACAATCCTGACATGCTATGGATTAATATGATCGTCTTCACCCTTGTAGAAGCATTGATAGGGCTCTCTTTCTTTCTAGGTCTATTTGTTCGTCCTATGGCATTGGTATCCGTAGGGGTTGCATCAGGAATCTTATTGGGATCTGGATGGCTAGGAACCACTTGTTTGGATGAGTGGCAAATAGGGGTTCTATGTATCATGGCAGGAACGTTACTATTTTTTACGGGGTCAGGCGACTACTCCCTGGATAAAAAGATCGAAAATAGAAAAATCACTTGTTTTGAGAAACCAAAATATCGTTGGCTTATTGTCCAAGATTTAGAAACACTGGTCTCCCCGACCAAATTACGCAAAACAATCCTTGCTAGTGCGATTCTTATTTTTTTAATTATGACAGGTACCAATCAACATTTTCATGGAGGAGTATGGGGACCACTTCATAATCTAAGTAAAAAGCCAAACTATGAAGTGACCGAACTCCAAATGAAGAGTAATAAAGTTCGATTCGATATCATGCGAACCGAAGGAATTGATACCTATGGAAGCTTTCTCTTTAAAGTGTCGCTATTAAATAGCAATGTAGAAAAACAATCATGGAAGGATGAAGTGCTGAGCAATAAGGTTGAAATTACCAATCATCATGTAGCGATGATTAAAAGTGGAGCCCATGGACTAGAACTTCCTTTAGGAGCAAAGGCAACCATCACATTATCCACCAATGCGATAGATGCAGACACCCTTATGATCGAAGATATCTCTGGAAAGAGATGGTTCTTCAAGATTAAGAACTAG